CTTTCATGGCCTGGAGAAACGTTTCCCGATTTGGTACTTGGCTGTGCGGGTAACTGCCTGGAGTCGGGGCGGCAGCGGCAGCAGCGGCGGCGGAAGCTGCTAATGGAGTACGCGGCTTTTGATTGATCACGACAATCGCTCCAACGACCAGGGCAGCGGCAAGGCCGCCGATGATCCACCAGCGGTAGGCGTGCAGCGGGTCGGGCGTATCTTCAGGACGGCCTAATCCGCCACCGGGGCGATTGTCAGGCTGAGCCTGAGCGGCTTCGGTCTGCTGCCCTTCCGTGTTGTCATCCTGGGCTTCGCGAGGGATTTGTCCTGTTCCCGAAACGGAAAATGCCATCTGCTTTCCGGCGGCGACGTTGTGAGCTACGAAGATGCTCATGCCCTTTTCCTCGCCGCCGCTTGCAAACTGCGAGGTGTCGCCTTTGAACTTCATGCTCTTCGGAAGCATTACGACTACATCTTCCATCGGCACGACAATCTGAGGCTGGAAAGCAAAGCTTCCCGAATAGGGAAGGTGATAGCTCACCTGAAAGCGCGTCTCGCCGGGCCGAATTGGGAAGACAAATGCGTAATGGTTCTTGCTGCCAGTGGGCACAGGAGCGGAGTTGACCGGCATGCCTCCCGGTCCTGCAGCGAGCGAGCCATCGACAACGGCGCCTTCGGGCAAGGTGAACTCAAAGCTTCGCTCGCTCATCTGCGTCTTCGGCGGCGTGGAGTTATTCTGGATCACGAACATCTCAGTCACTTCGAGCTGGTTGTTCTCCGTCTGGACGCGCATGATGTCTGCGCGTCCGGCAACGCCTTGCACTTGTTTGCCCGCGTCGTAGACCTCCACGTCAACCGACGTTGTGCCCATCGGCGCAGGTTTGAAGTAGTTCACTCCCTGGTGAGTGACGCGAACCAGATGCTGCCCTCCATCGTCCGGAATCGGGAGAGTGAAGTTGCCTTTGGCATCGGTCTTGGTGCGGCCAGCCTCCTGCATCCCTTGCGAGAGCTTCAGGATCACGACGTCATCGCCCGCGGATGGCTTGTTGGACGTCTTGTTGGTCACGCTTCCGGTGAGATCGGCAGCAACGGTAGTGGCCGCCAGCATCAGCACGGAGATCGCGCAGCGCAGAGCAGGCGTGGCGAAAGTAGTTTTCAGAAAGGGACTCTTAGTCATTCGATTCAGATGTGTGAATAATTGGAAACAGTCTATCGCGCCGCTTGCACTGCAGTCTGTGTGTTCTGCAGGGCTGCCATCTCGGCCAGAATCTCGGCGGCTTCGGCTTCGAGCGAGCTGCGCAGCGATTCGTAGTCTTGCGCCGGGTACTTCCCTGCTTTGTAGTCGAAGTTCAGGTCACGCAGGTTTTCATAGACGACCTGCTTGCGTTCCTCCAGATACACAAGACGAGATTTGTCGGTCGCACGCTCGAAGACCACTCCGGGAGCAAAGACATAGAGGAGCAGCCCGGCGGCAAAGAGAATGCAGACAACGGCAATCACAGCTCAGTATCCCGTCGAGCTTGTTCCCGATATGGGTCGAACGCTGCCGAGTTGGACGGCATCGCTGGAGCCAGCTGTCGCTCCTTCCATTTGCGGATCACAATTGCGGCTCCAAACGTGGCCGCGAAGAACACTGCGAACGGCATGATCCAGGCCACACGATCAAATCCGCGAGCACTCGGTGCGGCGAGCACCGTCGTTCCATACTCGCGCACGAACGACTGCAGGATCGCGTCGTCGTTGGGCTCGTTCTGCACGGCGGCCGAAAGCTCCTGCCGCATCTTGTCCGAATACGTGCAGCCGACGTGATTGCACTCGAGCAGCATCTGATTGCAGCCGCAGACACAAATGATGCGGTGATGTCCGAGTTCGTCGAACCGTGCCGTATCACCGCTGGCCCCAAGCATCGCCACGGCAAAAGCCATCACGATTGCAGTCAAGCAGACCTTCCGAAAACCGCTCATCAATCACCTGCCTCGACTGGTTCGGTATGTGCGGGAAGAGGAACCGTGATCGGACGAACTCGCTGGACTTGCGGAACTGCAGCCGCGGTCATCGGCGGCACCATGGCCACGACTGTGCCGAAGATCAGGATCCACACGCCGGCCCAAATCCACATGACGAGAGGATTGATAAATGCTTTGATAATCGGACGGTCAGTATCGAAGTTCTTGCCGGCGTAGATAATGTACAAATCTTCTTTGGGCGTGGAGTGGTTTGCGACGATCGTGTCCGGTTGCTGGCTGGCTTTGAAGAACTTTTTCGCGGGAAACATCTGGAACAACGGCTTCCCATTTTTGTACACGTTCAGGACTGCATATTCGATGGAGTAGTTGGGATTGTCTTCCTGCGTGTAGCTGTCGCAGACCAGCGTGTAGGGGCCGAGCTGCATCTTGTCGCCGAAGCCCATCTCCTGCTCTTTCTGCTGATTGAATGCGGCGCCGGAGAGTCCCACGACGATGACTACCACGCCAAAGTGAACGATGTATCCGCCGTAGCGGCGGGTGTTGCGGCGCGTGAGCGTGACCATCGATGCCAGCAGGTTTTGACCGGTGTGGCGCGCGATCACGCGTCCGCCGCGAATGAACTCAGATGCGACGGTCGCCGTAACCAGCGCGGCGAGCGAGATCGCCATCAAGGAATAGAGCTGAGCAGTGTCCGTCCAGGGACGAACTCCGAGGGCGATCAGGACAGCGCCCGTCGCAAGAGCAACGACGACAGGAATCGTGAAGTTCCGTTTCAAGCTGGCCCATGATGTCCGACGCCAGGCGAGCAGCGGTCCAACCGCAGTCAACAGAAGCAGGAACAGTGCGATTGGAATGTTTACGCGATTAAAGAAAGGAGGGCCAACCGTCTCCTTCCGGCCTTGAATCGCCTCGGACAGAATCGGGAACAGCGTTCCCCAGAGCACCGCAAAGCATGCTGCCAGCAGCACCAGGTTCTGGAAGAGGAAGCTCGACTCGCGCGAGAGCAGCGATTCCAGCCGATGCTCGCTGCGAAGATGGCCGCGATTGCGAACGTAGAAGAAAAGACAAACTACGAAGATAACCGCCAGGAACCAGAGAAACCAGTCGCCGATCGAGGACTGCGCAAATGCGTGGACCGAGCTGACGACTCCGCTGCGGGTCAGAAACGTTCCCAAAATGGAAAGCATGAACGTGCAGAAGATCAGCCAAACATTCCAGGTCTTCAGCATGCCGCGCTTTTCCTGCATCATGACCGAATGCAGGAAGGCAGTTCCTGTGAGCCAGGGGAAAATGGAGGCATTCTCGACGGGGTCCCAGCCCCAGTATCCACCCCAGCCCAGAACGGAATAGGCCCAGTGCGCGCCCAAGAAGACGCCGCAGGTCAGGAAGCACCAGGTCACCATCGTCCAGCGGCGGGTGATGTGAATCCACTTCTCGCCGGGGTACTTCATGATCAGCGCACCGAGCGCGAAGGCGAACGGCACCGAGAATCCCACGTAGCCGAGATAGAGCATCGGTGGGTGGATGACCATTTCGGGATACTGCAGCAACGGATTCAGTCCATTGCCATCGGGTGGGATTGCTCCGGTAACGAGTGAGAAAGGAGTCGCGGCAAAGTTCAGAAGCAGCAGGAAGAACAGCTGGATGGCAGCGAGAATCGTGGAGGCGTACGCCGTCAGCTTCACATCCACCTTATGCCGCAGACGAAGCACCAGGCCGTAGCTACTCAGCAGCAAGGCCCAGAAAAGGAGCGATCCTTCCTGTCCAGACCACAGCGCCGCGAACTTATATGGAATCGGCAGGTCGCGATTGCTGTGGTGCAGGATGTATGCGACCGAGAAGTCATTGTTCAGCGCCGCCCAAACCAGCGCGAAGGCTGCCGCCGCGACTCCGGCCCAAGTTGCGATGCCGGCGCGGCGTGCGGTTTCCGCGAGACGATCGCTGGGAATGCCAACCGCCTGCCAACGCAGCGCGGTCATTCCGGCAAAAAGGCAATAGGCGCTCAGAACCAGAGCGAAGATGAGAGCGAAGCTTCCAAACAGCGGCATGGATTGACGGAACGAGCGGAGTTCCGGAAGTCACAATTCTACCTGCTTTCAGGCGAATTGCGGCTCGGCAAATGCTCTTAACAGCTTTGAACTACAACGTGACTGGGATCACTTTCCTGGTCCGGAACCGTCCACAGCAGACTGCACCAGATGAATGAGCTCGGCAGGAGGACAGGGTTTTTGACGAAACAGAACGTTCATCCCCTCATATTCCTTTTCCACTTCGGGCATACCGCTAATGACAATGACCGGAACCTCCGGATTGATCTCGCGCAGCATATGGACGAATTCGGAACCGGTGGCGTGCGGCATGATGTGATCGGTGACCACAACGCCAATTTTCTGCGATTGGGAGAGGGTGCGAAGGAGGGCAAGAGCGCTGTCGGCACTGGTAGCGACCTGGACTTCCATTCCCGCCTGGTTCAGCACCATTTGCCGTGCCGAAAGCTGAATCGGATTGTCGTCAACCAGAAGAACGGTCTTGCTCAATGCTCCTGCCCTTTCGCTAAAGAGATTTCCCCGGCTACGACGCGCGGCCGCGCAATTCCGTCTCTGCGCGGAACCAATCGTCCATGTGCCGGCCATGGGTGCCTCCGCGCTGGACATACAGTTCGTAAGCGCGGCGGCGAATCTGCTCTTCGCTCACGCTGGGATGAACGTTGGTGTCGGTAGCGCGCGAGGGGCGCGACGTTTCGTTCTGGGCCGCTCGGTTCTCGGCGGCAGAACTGGTTTGCAATATTGAAGTTGGGGCTTTTTGGACAGCGGCAGCGGTGGTGCCGTTGGTTCCGGCATCACCGTTTGTGCCGGACGCCTTCTTACTCGGACTTTTTGCTCTTGGCATGGATGATCTTCTCCAAGTTAGGGGGTTAATTTGGATGTTGGAGCGCTCATCGGCAGCGCGAAGATCACAACGACCTCCACAGATGGCACAACACAACAACCTCATTCTAACAACCTCGAGTGAGGAACGGGAGAGAAGTTGAGGTGGAAAACAGGGTGCATCATGACTCTTAGTTCTCGCGAGCAATTTGGAATTAAGGAGAGCCGATGGGCAAGTAAGGAAGCGAGTCAATCCTGTTCGCAAGCGCTGATTCGTGAGATCCATTGTTTTTTGAAGTACTTAGTGAAAGTCATGCGACCGCGTAGCTGCTTCTGTGATTTCCAGCCTTGCGACGCTCATCGCTTTCACTGAGATGACGTTCTCTACGTTCTGGAGAATTCCCTCAATAAGAAGGAAACGTTCGTGAATTACGAGTAGCCGGTTCTGGTCGTACAAATCGGGGGTGATAATTGCGTTTGAGATTCCCGTTTCGTCTTCCAAGCTCAGGAAGATAAAGCCATTGGCCGTGCCCGGACGCTGGCGCGCGATCACGCAACCAGCAATACGAACCAGTTGCCCGTGCCTTATTCCCTGCAGGTCGGTCGCGCGGATCACGCGCATACGGTTCATCTCCGCACGGCGATACACCATTGGGTGCGGGCCAACCGTCATCCCGGTACCGTGGTAGTCGGCCACAAGGCGCTCTTCGGCGGTCATTTGCGCGAGTGGAGAAGGCGAATCAAGCTCGGCGAGGGCGGCCAGCAGCGGCCCTTCGCTCCAGGCTGCGCGTTCGACTTGCCAGAGGGCGTCGCGACGATGCATTGCAAGTTGCGGAACAACGAAGACAGAACCGGCGCCGATACCGGGGCCCCCGACAGATTTTGCGGCTGTTGGGGTGGTGGTAGGCGGTGGGGCAGCCGCGTGTGTTGCGGCTGCGCTTTTCCAAGTTGCATGCGGCATCATCTTGCCCGGAGCTGGCCATTCGGCCATCTCCGGCCCACCGGCTACCGCCGGCGGTTCTGTTTGGCATTCGGCAAAACCTCCATCCAACCGATTCAACGCTCCAATTTGCGCCAGCATGTTCAGCTCATTGCGTCTCAATTCGGGGACGTGGCGGGCGAGATCGTCTACTGAAGTGAAAGGCCGCTGGTTGCGTTCATTCACTAACGCCTTAGCCGCTGACTCGCGCAGTCCGCGAACGTAGCGCAGGCCCATGCGCATCGAAATCTTGCAGCCTTCGTGATGATGCGGAGCCGCTCCGCCGCACTCGCATTCCAGTGTGCACGCCCAATCCGATCGTGTGACGTCCACTGGGCGCACCCGTAAGCCATGCCGTTGCGCATCTTTCACGATTGTGGCCGGATGATAGAAGCCCATCGGCTGATTGTTCAACAACGCTGCTGTGAACGCAGCAAGATAATGGCACTTGAGATATGCGCTCGCATATGCCAGCAGGGCGAAGCTGGCGGCGTGGGATTCAGGAAAACCATAGAGTGCAAATGAGACGATGGATTGCACGATCTCATCCTGGGCTTCGCGCGAAATCCCATTTTTAGTCATGCCGCTGCGCAGCCGAGTTTCGATGGCGGCCATCTTCGCCTGCGAACGCTTGTTGCCCATCGCTCGGCGCAGCTCCTCGGCTTCGCCTCCAGTAAAATCTGCGACCACCATGGCCATGCGCAGAAGTTGCTCCTGGAAGAGCGGCACACCAAGCGTCCGCTTCAGCACCGGCTCGAGCGATGGATGGGCATAACGCACCTCTTCCAGATGCTGCCGGCGTTTCAAAAAGGGATTCATCATCTTGCCGACGATCGGTCCCGGCCGGATGATCGCCACTTGAATGACGATGTCGTAGAAAACTTTCGGACGATTGCGCGGCAGCGCGGCCATTTGAGCGCGGCTTTCTACTTGGAACAATCCGACAGTATCGGCTTCCTGCAACGCTTTATATACCGGCGGATCGTCTTGAGGAAGCTGCGCCAGATCGACCTTATCTCCATAATGCTGTGGGATCAGCTCGATGCAGTCTTCCAGAACGGCCATCATGCCGAGGCCCAGCAGGTCGATCTTAATGAGTTTCAAATCGGCACAATCGTCTTTATCCCACTGAACGACGACTCGTCCCGGCATGCTCGCAGGCTCAAGCGGAACGACGGAGCTGAGTTGTCCCTGGCAAACGACCATGCCGCCGGAGTGCTGGCCGAGATGACGCGGCAAATCCTGCACGCGCAAGGCGAGATCGAGAAACTTCGAGATGCGCGGATGCCGCAGATCGAATCCAGCATGGCGGAACTGATGCTCCATCGTGTCAGTTGGTCCGCGCCACTCCCATGAGCCAACAAGCGCTGAGAGCCGGTCCAATGTTTCAGCATCAAAGCCCAGCGATTTGCCAACTTCGCGCGCGGCCGAGCGTCCACGATAGGTAATTACGTTCGCAGTCATCGCAGCGCCATGCGCTCCGTACTTGGCATAAACGTGCTGGATCACGCGCTCGCGCTGATCGCCACTGGGAAGATCAAGATCGATGTCTGGCATCTCGCCACGCTGCTCGGAAAGAAAACGCTCGAAGAGCAGATCCATGCCGACCGGATCGATTGCGGTGATGCCAAGCGCATAACACACGGCACTGTTCGCCGCCGAGCCACGTCCCTGTACGAGAATGCGCTGCTCGCGGCAGAAGCGCACGATGTCCCACACGATCAGGAAGTAGCCGGACAAATCGAGATGTTCAATGAGCGCCAGCTCACGTTCGATCTGCTGGCGGGCGCGCTCGCGCAGTTCCGAAGGTTTCTGCCCATAACGTCCATACATTCCTTCGCGCGTGCGGTCGCGCAGGAACGACATCATGGTCTCGCCAGGGCCTACCGGATATTTTGGAAACTCATAGCCAAGATGTTCGAGCGTGAACTGCAATCGCTTTGACAGAGTCTCGGTATTTGCAATCGCCTCCGGAAGATCGGCAAAGAGCTGTTCCATTTCCGCAGGCGTGCGGATGAAGCGTTCTGAGTTGATCGAGAGCAGGCGTCCGGCATTCTCCAGTTGCCGGTGGTGACGAATGCAGGTGAAGACATCGAGGATCTCGCGCTCCGCAGTCGTCGCATACGAGACACCATTCGTTGCCAGCAGCGGAAGATGCAGCTTGCGCGCGATCGCGATCGCCGCTTGGTTGCGCGCTTCTTCGCGTCGATCGAAGTGGCGCTGCAATTCGACATAGACATTCTGCGGACCGAAGATGCGCATCATGCGCTTGACTGCACGCAGTCCTTCGTCGTAGCCGCCGCGTGCCAAAGCTTCAGCTAAAGGACCTTCATCGCCGCCAGTGAGACACACAAGTCCGCCGGCAT
This genomic window from Terriglobales bacterium contains:
- a CDS encoding carboxypeptidase regulatory-like domain-containing protein; its protein translation is MTKSPFLKTTFATPALRCAISVLMLAATTVAADLTGSVTNKTSNKPSAGDDVVILKLSQGMQEAGRTKTDAKGNFTLPIPDDGGQHLVRVTHQGVNYFKPAPMGTTSVDVEVYDAGKQVQGVAGRADIMRVQTENNQLEVTEMFVIQNNSTPPKTQMSERSFEFTLPEGAVVDGSLAAGPGGMPVNSAPVPTGSKNHYAFVFPIRPGETRFQVSYHLPYSGSFAFQPQIVVPMEDVVVMLPKSMKFKGDTSQFASGGEEKGMSIFVAHNVAAGKQMAFSVSGTGQIPREAQDDNTEGQQTEAAQAQPDNRPGGGLGRPEDTPDPLHAYRWWIIGGLAAALVVGAIVVINQKPRTPLAASAAAAAAAAPTPGSYPHSQVPNRETFLQAMKEELFQLETERLQGKITDADYQQAKAALDLTIKRALGRQATSDRQ
- a CDS encoding cytochrome c-type biogenesis protein CcmH; this translates as MSGFRKVCLTAIVMAFAVAMLGASGDTARFDELGHHRIICVCGCNQMLLECNHVGCTYSDKMRQELSAAVQNEPNDDAILQSFVREYGTTVLAAPSARGFDRVAWIMPFAVFFAATFGAAIVIRKWKERQLAPAMPSNSAAFDPYREQARRDTEL
- a CDS encoding cytochrome c-type biogenesis CcmF C-terminal domain-containing protein, giving the protein MPLFGSFALIFALVLSAYCLFAGMTALRWQAVGIPSDRLAETARRAGIATWAGVAAAAFALVWAALNNDFSVAYILHHSNRDLPIPYKFAALWSGQEGSLLFWALLLSSYGLVLRLRHKVDVKLTAYASTILAAIQLFFLLLLNFAATPFSLVTGAIPPDGNGLNPLLQYPEMVIHPPMLYLGYVGFSVPFAFALGALIMKYPGEKWIHITRRWTMVTWCFLTCGVFLGAHWAYSVLGWGGYWGWDPVENASIFPWLTGTAFLHSVMMQEKRGMLKTWNVWLIFCTFMLSILGTFLTRSGVVSSVHAFAQSSIGDWFLWFLAVIFVVCLFFYVRNRGHLRSEHRLESLLSRESSFLFQNLVLLAACFAVLWGTLFPILSEAIQGRKETVGPPFFNRVNIPIALFLLLLTAVGPLLAWRRTSWASLKRNFTIPVVVALATGAVLIALGVRPWTDTAQLYSLMAISLAALVTATVASEFIRGGRVIARHTGQNLLASMVTLTRRNTRRYGGYIVHFGVVVIVVGLSGAAFNQQKEQEMGFGDKMQLGPYTLVCDSYTQEDNPNYSIEYAVLNVYKNGKPLFQMFPAKKFFKASQQPDTIVANHSTPKEDLYIIYAGKNFDTDRPIIKAFINPLVMWIWAGVWILIFGTVVAMVPPMTAAAVPQVQRVRPITVPLPAHTEPVEAGD
- a CDS encoding response regulator, whose protein sequence is MSKTVLLVDDNPIQLSARQMVLNQAGMEVQVATSADSALALLRTLSQSQKIGVVVTDHIMPHATGSEFVHMLREINPEVPVIVISGMPEVEKEYEGMNVLFRQKPCPPAELIHLVQSAVDGSGPGK
- a CDS encoding DUF2934 domain-containing protein, which codes for MPRAKSPSKKASGTNGDAGTNGTTAAAVQKAPTSILQTSSAAENRAAQNETSRPSRATDTNVHPSVSEEQIRRRAYELYVQRGGTHGRHMDDWFRAETELRGRAS
- a CDS encoding error-prone DNA polymerase: MYIELHSRSAFSFLEGASLPEALIGVCADYGMPAMALLDRNGVYGAPRFHLAAQKCGIKAHIGAEVTIDDTLFGEAGPARYPLLAESRTGYQNLCRLITRTKLRARKEESAARFEELEEHAGGLVCLTGGDEGPLAEALARGGYDEGLRAVKRMMRIFGPQNVYVELQRHFDRREEARNQAAIAIARKLHLPLLATNGVSYATTAEREILDVFTCIRHHRQLENAGRLLSINSERFIRTPAEMEQLFADLPEAIANTETLSKRLQFTLEHLGYEFPKYPVGPGETMMSFLRDRTREGMYGRYGQKPSELRERARQQIERELALIEHLDLSGYFLIVWDIVRFCREQRILVQGRGSAANSAVCYALGITAIDPVGMDLLFERFLSEQRGEMPDIDLDLPSGDQRERVIQHVYAKYGAHGAAMTANVITYRGRSAAREVGKSLGFDAETLDRLSALVGSWEWRGPTDTMEHQFRHAGFDLRHPRISKFLDLALRVQDLPRHLGQHSGGMVVCQGQLSSVVPLEPASMPGRVVVQWDKDDCADLKLIKIDLLGLGMMAVLEDCIELIPQHYGDKVDLAQLPQDDPPVYKALQEADTVGLFQVESRAQMAALPRNRPKVFYDIVIQVAIIRPGPIVGKMMNPFLKRRQHLEEVRYAHPSLEPVLKRTLGVPLFQEQLLRMAMVVADFTGGEAEELRRAMGNKRSQAKMAAIETRLRSGMTKNGISREAQDEIVQSIVSFALYGFPESHAASFALLAYASAYLKCHYLAAFTAALLNNQPMGFYHPATIVKDAQRHGLRVRPVDVTRSDWACTLECECGGAAPHHHEGCKISMRMGLRYVRGLRESAAKALVNERNQRPFTSVDDLARHVPELRRNELNMLAQIGALNRLDGGFAECQTEPPAVAGGPEMAEWPAPGKMMPHATWKSAAATHAAAPPPTTTPTAAKSVGGPGIGAGSVFVVPQLAMHRRDALWQVERAAWSEGPLLAALAELDSPSPLAQMTAEERLVADYHGTGMTVGPHPMVYRRAEMNRMRVIRATDLQGIRHGQLVRIAGCVIARQRPGTANGFIFLSLEDETGISNAIITPDLYDQNRLLVIHERFLLIEGILQNVENVISVKAMSVARLEITEAATRSHDFH